From a region of the Castor canadensis chromosome 7, mCasCan1.hap1v2, whole genome shotgun sequence genome:
- the LOC141424828 gene encoding LOW QUALITY PROTEIN: double homeobox protein B-like (The sequence of the model RefSeq protein was modified relative to this genomic sequence to represent the inferred CDS: inserted 2 bases in 1 codon) — translation MRLNSKSSGLIKREARRKRIILSQSQKDALCAWFEKNPYPDIVTREYLANRIGISESQILTWFQKHRTRKKQLESECSFGEYQIQGQNKSYFRTKAKEDGRTRTHFTRFQTNVLIRAFDKNRFPGIATRETLSRETGLPESRIQIWFQNRRSRHPGQSRGGLTDSLVEGSRWSPRKSVLLPQSNQFKAPNSTGPHSPSKASISNRSLESALSLPHTSLVSWDSSGGCESHLSKTMMAQPSQATLGRDDSHTFATFTSHLSAAMTPGEEASSCLPAQGRCQGEHSDLETLPFKDSAQSSPDKQQLQGPGQKDTYFFLHCWDEWFQSVIAEWEPDKGHWSXYPEIHPWKVQV, via the exons ATGCGGTTAAACAGTAAGTCAAGTG gctTGATAAAAAGAGAAGCCCGGAGAAAGAGAATTATTTTGAGCCAGAGTCAAAAGGATGCCCTTTGTGCATGGTTTGAGAAGAATCCCTATCCTGACATAGTTACTAGGGAATATTTGGCCAACAGAATTGGCATTTCAGAGTCCCAAATTCTG ACTTGGTTTCAGAAGCACAGAACAAGGAAGAAACAGCTGGAGTCTGAATGCTCCTTTGGAGAATATCAAATCCAGGGACAGAATAAGTCTTACTTTAGGACAAAAG CAAAAGAAGACGGAAGAACCCGGACACATTTCACAAGATTTCAAACTAATGTCCTAATTAGAGCTTTTGACAAGAATCGCTTCCCTGGGATTGCTACCAGAGAAACACTGTCTAGGGAAACAGGCCTTCCAGAATCCAGAATTCAG atATGGTTTCAGAACCGAAGATCTCGGCACCCAGGCCAGAGCAGAGGTGGACTTACAGATTCCTTGGTAGAAGGGTCAAGGTGGAGCCCTCGCAAGTCTGTTCTGCTGCCCCAAAGCAACCAGTTCAAGGCCCCAAACAGCACTGGTCCTCATTCTCCCTCCAAAGCTTCCATCAGCAACAGGTCACTTGAATCAGCTCTTTCTCTACCCCACACATCCCTTGTTTCTTGGGATTCATCTGGGGGCTGTGAGAGCCACTTATCGAAGACCATGATGGCACAGCCTTCCCAGGCCACGCTGGGGAGGGATGATTCTCACACTTTTGCCACATTCACTAGTCACTTGTCAGCAGCAATGACACCAGGAGAGGAAGCCTCTTCCTGTCTCCCAGCCCAGGGAAGATGTCAGGGTGAGCACAGTGACCTGGAAACACTGCCTTTCAAAGACTCTGCTCAGTCTTCACCTGATAAGCAACAATTGCAGGGCCCAGGGCAGAAAGACACATATTTCTTTCTGCACTGTTGGGATGAGTGGTTCCAGTCAGTTATTGCTGAATGGGAACCTGACAAAGGACACTGGTC TTACCCTGAGATACATCCATGGAAGGTACAGGTCTAA